The segment TCAACCAGGGATTGGACTTTCTGGTTCAACGGATTTCTGAAATCGGAAAGTGGAGCTTGAACTTTTTCATTGCCGTTATCTTAAGTTTTTTTCTGTTGCTGGAGAAGGAAAAAGTTCTTCGATTTATTGCGAAGTTCAAGAAGAGTAAAATTGGCTGGATCTTTAAGGAGTTGGAGTTTTTCGGAAGGAAATTTATCCACTCCTTTGGTAAAGTGATTGAAGTACAATTTTTGATCGCTTTGGTAAATAGTATGTTGTCCACATTGCTTCTGTGGATCATGGGTTTCCCCAATTTGATCGTTCTGGCGGTTATGATCCTTCTGCTGGGGTTGATACCTGTTGCGGGAGTTGTCATCTCTTTGATCCCGCTTTGTATTATTGCATTTAAGATCGGGGGTTTTATCAAAGTCGTCTATGTGATTCTCATGATTATATTGTTGCATGCCTTTGAAGCCTATTTTTTAAACCCGAAACTGATGTCTTCCAAGATGCATCTGCCAATCTTTTTCACCTTGACGATCTTGGTCGTGTCGGAACATCTCTATGGAGTATGGGGTCTCATTCTGGGTATCCCCGTATTTATGTTTTTGCTGGACTTGTTTGATGTTCCCGTGACCAACCAAAAAGTGGAAAGCAAAACAACATGAAGTGTCTGAAAACATGGATTCCCAATGGGTAATAGGTTTATTTGGATCAAAAGGAACCGGATCTCCGGTTCCTTTTTTAAATGTACAGATTGATTTATACCAAGGGGGATCGTCTGCAGGACAGGGATTTTTCCACTGCTTCCCGCAGTTCTCCAGCTGCGGATCGAGGATCATCTGCAGCGGAAATGGCAGAAATGACAGCGACTCCTTCTGCTCCGGCTTGAATGACAGGATCAACCCGGTCTGAACGAATGCCGCCAATTCCCACAATGGGTGGACATCCCGGCTGCTGAACAAGGTTTTCAATGGCCTGTGGGCCCACAGGTTCTCCGGCATCGGATTTGGACTTTGTGGCATACATGGCCCCTGTTCCCACATAGTGGG is part of the Kroppenstedtia pulmonis genome and harbors:
- a CDS encoding AI-2E family transporter; its protein translation is MTIFKDLFQNRGIRRMLVLIILVLFLYAFKSMLNMMLITFILAYLVNRLSTYLTKRFKGFINISQKAMSIGLYVFFLAGLTLGVYLYLPKLIAEVNDLFHLVMSFYKTPVPIGNSEILNYLMDSLQKLDLASYINQGLDFLVQRISEIGKWSLNFFIAVILSFFLLLEKEKVLRFIAKFKKSKIGWIFKELEFFGRKFIHSFGKVIEVQFLIALVNSMLSTLLLWIMGFPNLIVLAVMILLLGLIPVAGVVISLIPLCIIAFKIGGFIKVVYVILMIILLHAFEAYFLNPKLMSSKMHLPIFFTLTILVVSEHLYGVWGLILGIPVFMFLLDLFDVPVTNQKVESKTT